In Candidatus Omnitrophota bacterium, one genomic interval encodes:
- a CDS encoding VOC family protein → MNVQPYLFFDGRCEEALEFYRNVLDAEILMMMRFKESPDPAMRQSGAPDKVMHSSFRIGETTLMASDGRCQEEPSFHGFSLSITVPDAVKADTLFAALSEGGQIQMPLIQTFFSPKFGMVADRFGVSWMIIVAAAKSS, encoded by the coding sequence ATGAACGTTCAACCTTACTTGTTCTTTGATGGCCGATGCGAGGAAGCGCTGGAATTCTATCGTAACGTTTTAGACGCCGAAATTTTGATGATGATGCGGTTTAAGGAGAGTCCCGATCCCGCCATGCGTCAGTCGGGAGCGCCGGACAAAGTGATGCATTCGAGTTTCCGAATCGGAGAGACTACTTTGATGGCGTCGGATGGTCGATGCCAGGAGGAGCCGAGTTTTCATGGTTTTTCATTGTCTATTACGGTACCCGATGCGGTAAAAGCGGATACGTTATTCGCTGCACTTAGCGAAGGCGGTCAAATTCAAATGCCCTTAATTCAAACATTCTTCTCGCCGAAATTTGGCATGGTCGCCGACCGCTTTGGCGTGTCGTGGATGATCATCGTTGCTGCGGCGAAATCAAGTTAA
- a CDS encoding tetratricopeptide repeat protein gives MTQAKEARTTIYEYEIGRFLELMKENREYAFSRYGLTLLYSLPPEETFALKSEMGWKGKDPLDYYNMGTMECLQGKWKEGMKLFEKAEAAGCGQPELFFNIGVIFEDQKDIPQAKAYYQKYIDAVEKYDDIPKKLQLELDEVRDHLKTL, from the coding sequence ATGACTCAAGCGAAAGAAGCGAGAACCACGATTTACGAATATGAAATCGGACGATTTCTGGAATTAATGAAAGAAAATCGGGAATACGCCTTTTCGCGCTATGGTTTGACGCTTCTTTACAGTCTGCCGCCGGAAGAGACCTTCGCCTTGAAGAGCGAGATGGGTTGGAAAGGCAAAGACCCCCTTGATTATTATAACATGGGTACGATGGAATGCCTGCAAGGTAAATGGAAAGAGGGCATGAAACTATTCGAAAAAGCGGAAGCCGCCGGTTGCGGACAACCCGAATTGTTTTTCAATATCGGCGTCATATTCGAAGATCAAAAAGATATTCCCCAAGCGAAAGCCTACTATCAGAAATACATCGACGCCGTGGAAAAATACGACGATATCCCGAAAAAGTTGCAATTGGAATTGGATGAAGTCAGAGATCATCTGAAAACGCTATAA
- a CDS encoding glycosyltransferase family 2 protein has protein sequence MNRPAANAPSVYLSVILPVYNEAENLKPLHEALTGALDGLNRPYEIVYCDDGSDDASAAVLRELAAGNPKMKVIVLRRNFGQTAAIAAGIDAAQGEILILMDADFQNDPRDIPKLLARLEEGYDIVSGWRRRRRDPYLTKVLPSRAANWFISLLTGVKLHDHGCTLKAYRREALSPVSLYGEMHRFITLYGYWQGAKVGEVEVEHHRRTRGKSKYSIIKTFKVLLDLPLLVLLGSYLTRPMHFFGAIGLFFQSAAGICALDVLYEKYIEHDKASNNPLLLLAVFFALVGVQIIMIGLLAELITRVYHESRGKKTYVIRETINLPFTDEDRT, from the coding sequence TTGAATCGTCCCGCGGCGAACGCGCCTTCCGTTTATCTATCCGTCATCCTGCCCGTTTACAACGAGGCGGAAAACCTAAAGCCGCTGCACGAGGCGTTGACAGGAGCATTGGACGGTTTGAATCGTCCGTACGAAATCGTCTATTGCGACGACGGCAGCGACGACGCTTCCGCCGCCGTTTTGCGGGAGCTGGCCGCCGGGAATCCCAAAATGAAAGTTATCGTCCTGCGGCGCAATTTCGGGCAGACCGCCGCCATCGCGGCGGGAATCGACGCCGCGCAGGGGGAGATTCTTATTCTTATGGACGCCGATTTTCAGAACGATCCGCGCGACATCCCCAAACTGCTTGCCCGCCTGGAGGAAGGATACGACATCGTCAGCGGCTGGCGCAGGCGGAGGCGCGATCCCTATTTGACGAAGGTTCTGCCTTCCCGCGCCGCCAACTGGTTTATTTCCCTCCTCACCGGCGTGAAATTGCACGATCACGGCTGCACGTTGAAAGCTTACCGCCGCGAAGCTCTCAGCCCGGTTTCTTTGTATGGCGAGATGCACCGGTTCATTACCCTCTACGGTTATTGGCAGGGGGCGAAGGTGGGTGAAGTGGAAGTGGAGCACCATCGGCGGACGCGAGGCAAGTCGAAATATTCCATTATCAAAACATTTAAAGTGCTGCTGGATTTGCCGCTTCTCGTTCTATTGGGGAGTTACCTCACCCGGCCTATGCACTTTTTCGGCGCCATCGGCCTATTCTTCCAATCCGCCGCCGGGATTTGCGCCCTCGACGTGTTGTATGAAAAATATATTGAGCATGACAAAGCTAGCAACAATCCGTTATTGCTCTTAGCCGTATTCTTCGCGCTGGTGGGCGTCCAGATCATCATGATCGGCTTATTGGCGGAATTGATTACCCGCGTCTATCACGAAAGCAGGGGAAAGAAAACTTATGTCATACGAGAAACGATCAATCTGCCTTTCACCGACGAGGACAGAACATAA
- a CDS encoding DinB family protein: MPNETAMAFVEYSRYKLREDYFPKIRKCCENLSEEDVWRRPNEHSNSVGNILLHLCGNLRQWIIHGLGGVEDVRNRPQEFAERSPIPKAQLLAKLEGTLKEVDETLARFDLSRLLEKKTVQGFAETNLTVVYHVVEHFAQHLGQISYITKMLCDVDLKYFHL, from the coding sequence ATGCCGAATGAAACCGCTATGGCGTTTGTGGAGTATTCCCGCTATAAATTAAGAGAAGACTACTTTCCCAAAATCCGTAAGTGCTGCGAAAACCTTTCCGAAGAGGATGTATGGCGCAGGCCTAATGAGCATAGCAATTCCGTGGGAAATATCCTGCTTCATCTCTGCGGAAATCTGCGCCAATGGATTATCCACGGCCTCGGCGGCGTGGAGGATGTCCGCAATCGTCCCCAAGAATTCGCCGAACGCAGCCCCATCCCCAAAGCGCAATTGCTGGCGAAACTGGAAGGGACGCTCAAGGAAGTCGACGAAACGCTGGCAAGATTCGATCTTTCCCGGCTGTTGGAAAAAAAGACAGTGCAGGGATTCGCTGAAACCAACCTTACGGTTGTCTATCACGTCGTCGAGCATTTCGCCCAGCACTTAGGGCAAATTTCCTACATTACCAAGATGCTCTGCGATGTAGATTTGAAATATTTCCATCTTTAA
- the elbB gene encoding isoprenoid biosynthesis glyoxalase ElbB: protein MTRVAVALSGCGVFDGSEIHEAVLTLLYLDRAGAEISCYAPDKPQMHVIDHAAQQPANETRNVLVESARIARGNIAPLSQLNMERVDAVIFPGGFGAAKNLCTYAVDGDACRIDSDAARVIQDAHAKGKVIGAICISPVLVALALKDKGVKAVLTIGTDAATAGSIRAMGSENRPASVSEIVVDEKNRIVTTPAYMLGPTISKVAEGIEKLVNKVLEMAS from the coding sequence ATGACGCGAGTCGCCGTAGCGCTTTCGGGATGCGGAGTTTTCGATGGCAGCGAAATCCATGAGGCGGTGCTTACGCTGCTGTATCTGGATCGGGCGGGAGCGGAAATCTCCTGCTATGCGCCCGACAAGCCGCAGATGCACGTCATCGACCACGCTGCGCAGCAGCCAGCCAACGAAACGCGCAACGTTCTTGTCGAATCGGCGCGCATCGCGCGGGGAAATATCGCTCCTCTTTCGCAGCTGAATATGGAGCGCGTGGATGCGGTGATTTTTCCCGGCGGCTTCGGCGCGGCGAAGAACCTTTGCACCTACGCTGTGGATGGGGACGCTTGCCGAATCGATTCCGACGCCGCCCGCGTCATTCAGGATGCCCACGCCAAAGGCAAGGTTATCGGCGCGATTTGCATCTCGCCGGTCTTGGTCGCCCTCGCGTTGAAGGACAAAGGCGTCAAAGCCGTTCTCACGATCGGAACAGACGCCGCCACCGCCGGTTCGATCCGCGCTATGGGTTCGGAGAACAGACCCGCCTCCGTCAGCGAAATCGTCGTGGACGAGAAGAACCGGATCGTTACGACTCCAGCGTATATGTTGGGACCGACGATTTCCAAAGTGGCGGAAGGCATCGAGAAACTGGTCAATAAAGTATTGGAAATGGCATCCTGA